One genomic region from Solwaraspora sp. WMMD792 encodes:
- a CDS encoding substrate-binding domain-containing protein — protein MKRRMTALSAVALLALAGCATDQPTAASSGGSSAPATGTGDQSKFFVQADYDNELALLDATPTGPADKPWEQVLDPTMVDTAKYAKAGPYKICFSNAALNNPWRQVGFKTMQAEVEAQADLIKEFVHIDAEGKDQKQIADINDLLGKDCDALIVSPNTTATLTPAVEAACRTGLPVIVFDRGVDTDCPVTFINPIGGYGFGHVSAEFVSQRMTPGGKLLALRILPGVDVLETRWSAAKVVFDQAQVDVVGVEFTDGDPAKTKKIVDDYIRRYGTIDGVWMDAGAVAVAAVEAFQDAGKPVPPINGEDQLDFLRMWKDNGLTAIAPTYPTYQWRTPIIAALRILDGQQVSNPWKLPQPTITEENLDSYLDPDMPPLHYAMCGCTGLPGYPQRWK, from the coding sequence GTGAAACGTCGCATGACCGCGCTGTCCGCGGTGGCCCTGCTCGCCCTCGCCGGCTGCGCGACGGATCAGCCGACCGCAGCCAGTTCCGGCGGATCGTCGGCGCCGGCAACAGGCACCGGTGACCAGTCGAAGTTCTTCGTACAGGCCGACTACGACAACGAGCTGGCGCTGCTCGACGCCACCCCGACCGGCCCGGCGGACAAGCCGTGGGAGCAGGTGCTGGACCCGACGATGGTGGACACCGCGAAGTACGCCAAGGCCGGTCCGTACAAGATCTGCTTCTCCAACGCCGCGCTGAACAACCCGTGGCGGCAGGTCGGGTTCAAGACCATGCAGGCCGAGGTGGAAGCACAGGCGGACCTGATCAAGGAGTTCGTCCACATCGATGCCGAAGGCAAGGACCAGAAGCAGATCGCCGACATCAACGACCTGCTCGGCAAGGACTGTGACGCGCTCATCGTCTCGCCGAACACCACCGCCACGCTCACTCCGGCGGTCGAGGCGGCCTGCCGTACCGGTCTGCCGGTCATCGTCTTCGACCGGGGCGTGGACACGGACTGTCCGGTCACGTTCATCAACCCCATCGGCGGGTACGGCTTCGGCCATGTCAGCGCCGAGTTCGTCAGCCAGCGGATGACCCCGGGCGGCAAGCTGCTCGCCCTGCGTATCCTGCCCGGCGTCGACGTGCTGGAGACCCGCTGGTCCGCGGCGAAGGTCGTCTTCGACCAGGCGCAGGTCGACGTCGTAGGAGTCGAGTTCACCGACGGCGACCCGGCGAAGACCAAGAAGATCGTCGACGACTACATCCGGCGGTACGGCACGATCGACGGTGTCTGGATGGACGCCGGCGCGGTCGCGGTCGCCGCGGTCGAGGCGTTCCAGGACGCCGGCAAGCCGGTGCCACCCATCAACGGCGAGGACCAGCTCGACTTCCTGCGGATGTGGAAGGACAACGGCCTCACCGCGATCGCCCCGACCTACCCGACCTACCAGTGGCGTACGCCGATCATCGCCGCCCTGCGGATCCTCGACGGCCAGCAGGTGTCCAATCCGTGGAAGCTGCCGCAGCCGACGATCACGGAGGAGAATCTAGACAGCTACCTCGACCCGGACATGCCGCCGCTGCACTACGCGATGTGCGGCTGCACCGGCCTGCCGGGCTACCCGCAGCGCTGGAAGTAG
- a CDS encoding sugar phosphate isomerase/epimerase family protein produces the protein MWTSPVDDVALAELLPRIAGFGFDAVELPIEQPGDWDPRRTRDLLAELGLTAAGVCAVTPPGRDLVDAPPAVVEATVAYLKGCVDSAAAVGAPTVGGPVYASVGRTWRMTPAARAACYAEFRRALAPVADHAAAHGVSIGVEALNRYETSVVNTIDQAVELIDGLPPNVGLMIDTYHMNIEEADPYAAVAAAGAHIKHVQVSGTDRGAPGADHLDWPRFLAALVTTGYRGAICIESFTPENETIATAASIWRPLAASPDRLALDGLTYLRQALRSVPGPPPVGRPGAGGDHQ, from the coding sequence GTGTGGACCTCTCCTGTGGACGACGTGGCCCTGGCCGAGCTGCTGCCCCGGATCGCCGGGTTCGGCTTCGACGCCGTCGAACTGCCGATCGAGCAGCCCGGCGACTGGGATCCACGCCGTACCCGGGATCTGCTCGCGGAACTCGGGCTGACCGCGGCGGGCGTCTGCGCGGTCACCCCACCCGGCCGGGACCTCGTCGACGCCCCACCGGCGGTGGTCGAGGCGACAGTGGCCTACCTGAAGGGCTGCGTCGACAGTGCGGCCGCCGTCGGCGCGCCGACCGTCGGTGGGCCGGTCTACGCCTCGGTGGGTCGGACCTGGCGGATGACCCCGGCCGCCCGCGCCGCCTGCTACGCGGAATTCCGCCGAGCCCTGGCCCCGGTCGCCGACCATGCCGCCGCCCACGGCGTGTCGATCGGCGTGGAAGCGCTGAACCGCTACGAGACGAGCGTGGTCAACACGATCGATCAGGCGGTGGAGCTGATCGACGGCCTACCGCCGAACGTCGGGCTCATGATCGATACCTACCACATGAACATCGAGGAGGCCGATCCGTACGCGGCGGTCGCCGCCGCGGGTGCGCACATCAAACACGTCCAGGTCAGTGGCACCGATCGGGGGGCTCCCGGCGCTGACCACCTGGACTGGCCCCGGTTTCTCGCCGCGCTGGTCACGACCGGGTACCGGGGCGCGATCTGTATCGAGTCGTTCACCCCGGAGAACGAGACGATCGCGACCGCCGCGTCGATCTGGCGGCCCCTCGCCGCGTCGCCAGACCGGCTCGCGCTCGACGGCCTGACCTACCTTCGGCAGGCCCTGCGGTCCGTACCCGGACCGCCACCCGTCGGCCGACCCGGCGCGGGCGGTGATCACCAGTAG
- a CDS encoding RICIN domain-containing protein, with the protein MRISMRSQFRILTGAAMGLVTMVALTASVAPSPADAGEPLPGTRVSDADLRLLTEAATSCPTLTPARLAGQVMVASRFSGMPVEAVRSVGGQGVAGLVPTVWEKWAPWEEARPADREASVTALARHMCQLVGQLRVLQIDGDRWQLALAAHWVGMEPVVDAGDVPAGAQEYIDTVERYAIWYALQPEFGGSGDAAPETFVPAVVRAATDAAPSPVPDAYLELIQAAGAVCPQLPPARVAAQLMATSAFDPQRLGPLGEQGIAQFLPQMWVTYAQPSATASPWTPASAVPALGQAMCALLEAIPGTGPDDYPLALAAFLRGDPTIRTLAEVPGGDGILALAEQVSRFETEYAKDPRLAPPAAASPSPSPTTTPKPKAEATTGAPSAPTAPSEPPAQPAPTAQTPKPSASDQPPVKATDADGTNRAYGPFFVYNLATEMCLDIPGIGAGPRDGPILQNLCYVHTQDNQEYAFVPRRVDSAGNQLYWIRSITSQYCLDLPGLGSVPAGTRVYETGCFDDENQYWRLQPTVSSGDTQFYRLVNTASNLCLDVRGSGTGGLDENIEVTVCRGNDDHDWALIRRVNW; encoded by the coding sequence ATGCGTATCTCGATGAGGAGTCAGTTCCGGATCCTCACCGGGGCGGCCATGGGCCTGGTCACGATGGTTGCCCTGACCGCCTCGGTGGCACCCAGCCCGGCCGACGCCGGTGAGCCGCTGCCCGGCACCAGGGTGTCCGACGCGGATCTTCGCCTGCTGACCGAGGCCGCCACGTCGTGTCCCACCTTGACCCCGGCGCGGCTCGCCGGTCAGGTGATGGTCGCGTCCCGGTTCTCGGGGATGCCGGTCGAGGCGGTGCGCTCGGTCGGCGGGCAGGGCGTCGCCGGTCTGGTGCCGACCGTGTGGGAGAAGTGGGCCCCCTGGGAGGAGGCGCGGCCGGCTGACCGGGAAGCCAGCGTCACCGCCCTCGCCCGCCACATGTGCCAGCTGGTCGGCCAGCTCCGGGTGCTGCAGATCGACGGCGACCGGTGGCAGCTGGCGTTGGCGGCGCACTGGGTCGGCATGGAGCCGGTCGTCGATGCTGGTGACGTCCCGGCCGGTGCCCAGGAGTACATCGACACCGTGGAGCGGTACGCCATCTGGTACGCGTTGCAGCCGGAGTTCGGTGGCAGTGGTGACGCGGCGCCCGAGACGTTCGTACCGGCCGTCGTGCGGGCCGCCACCGACGCCGCGCCGTCGCCGGTGCCGGATGCGTATCTCGAACTGATCCAGGCTGCTGGTGCGGTCTGCCCGCAGCTGCCTCCGGCTCGGGTCGCCGCGCAGCTCATGGCGACCTCCGCGTTCGACCCGCAGCGGCTCGGCCCGTTGGGCGAGCAGGGCATCGCGCAGTTCCTCCCCCAGATGTGGGTGACCTACGCACAGCCGTCGGCGACGGCGTCGCCGTGGACCCCGGCCTCGGCTGTTCCGGCTCTCGGCCAGGCCATGTGCGCCCTCCTGGAGGCCATACCCGGAACCGGACCAGACGACTATCCGCTGGCACTGGCGGCGTTCCTCCGCGGCGACCCGACGATCCGTACGCTGGCCGAGGTGCCGGGCGGCGACGGGATCCTGGCCCTCGCCGAGCAGGTGAGCCGCTTCGAGACCGAGTACGCCAAGGATCCGAGGTTGGCCCCACCTGCCGCTGCCTCCCCCTCGCCGAGCCCGACCACCACGCCCAAACCCAAGGCCGAGGCAACCACCGGCGCCCCGAGCGCGCCAACCGCTCCGTCGGAACCACCCGCGCAGCCAGCGCCGACGGCGCAGACACCGAAGCCGAGCGCCTCCGACCAGCCGCCGGTCAAGGCCACGGATGCCGACGGGACCAACCGTGCGTACGGCCCGTTCTTCGTCTACAACCTGGCCACCGAGATGTGCCTGGACATTCCGGGGATCGGTGCCGGACCACGCGACGGACCGATCCTACAGAACCTCTGCTACGTGCACACCCAGGACAACCAGGAGTATGCCTTCGTCCCGCGCCGGGTCGACTCCGCCGGCAACCAGTTGTACTGGATCCGTAGCATCACCTCCCAGTACTGTCTGGACCTGCCCGGCCTCGGCTCGGTCCCGGCGGGAACCAGGGTGTACGAGACCGGCTGCTTCGACGACGAGAACCAGTACTGGCGACTGCAGCCGACGGTGAGCTCCGGCGACACCCAGTTCTACCGGCTGGTCAACACCGCCTCGAACCTCTGCCTCGACGTGCGCGGCTCCGGGACCGGTGGACTGGACGAGAACATCGAAGTGACTGTCTGTAGAGGAAACGACGACCACGACTGGGCACTGATCCGGCGGGTGAACTGGTGA
- a CDS encoding sugar ABC transporter ATP-binding protein: protein MVDRRPASLLALRGISKSFLGTRVLDGVDLDVAPGEVHAVVGENGAGKSTLMKIVSGGYAPDEGSVEFAGRRCVFAGPRDAQRAGIGIIHQEFNLLPERTVAENVFLGHEPLRRGLVDRRQMRARTERLLASVGERVLPVDTPVGRLGVAQQQVVEIVKALALDARLLIMDEPTAALADHEVELLYRLVRRLQDQGIGLLYVSHRLTEVFDLSSRITVVKDGRRVDTLRTADTTAEELVRLMVGREMSTLYPDRAGAGDGAVRLAVRGGGNRKLRDIDLHLRAGEVLGVGGLQGSGRSALARALFGAVPFTTGEVTLDGVPVRLRSPRSATRAGIAYVTEDRKGEGIVARQSVLDNALLAVRAVPGGRAARVRELLAAVDVRAAGEDQEIRFLSGGNQQKVVLARWLAVDPVVLLFDEPTRGIDVGARSAIHHLVRRLARDGAAVLMISSDLPELIGMSDRMIVMRDGRIAGELPAGATEPDVLALAVGAGRETPA, encoded by the coding sequence ATGGTGGACCGACGCCCGGCGTCGTTGCTCGCTCTGCGGGGCATCAGCAAGTCCTTCCTCGGGACGCGGGTTCTCGACGGCGTCGACCTCGATGTCGCGCCGGGCGAGGTCCACGCGGTCGTCGGTGAGAACGGCGCCGGGAAGTCCACCCTCATGAAGATCGTCTCGGGCGGGTACGCCCCCGACGAGGGCTCCGTCGAGTTCGCTGGACGACGGTGCGTGTTCGCCGGACCGCGTGATGCCCAGCGGGCCGGGATCGGCATCATCCACCAGGAGTTCAACCTGCTGCCGGAGCGCACCGTCGCGGAGAACGTGTTCCTGGGCCATGAGCCGCTTCGCCGCGGTCTGGTCGACCGTCGGCAGATGCGCGCCCGGACCGAGAGACTGCTGGCCTCCGTCGGTGAGCGGGTGCTGCCGGTCGACACTCCGGTGGGGCGCCTCGGCGTCGCCCAGCAGCAGGTCGTCGAGATCGTCAAGGCGCTGGCCCTCGACGCCCGGCTGCTCATCATGGACGAACCCACCGCAGCCCTGGCCGACCACGAGGTGGAGCTGCTCTACCGACTGGTGCGTCGGCTGCAGGACCAGGGGATCGGTCTGCTCTACGTCTCGCACCGGCTCACCGAGGTCTTCGACCTGTCGAGCCGGATCACGGTTGTCAAGGACGGCCGCCGGGTGGACACGCTGCGCACCGCCGACACCACCGCCGAGGAACTGGTACGGCTCATGGTCGGTCGGGAGATGTCCACGCTCTACCCCGACCGCGCCGGGGCCGGCGACGGCGCCGTGCGGCTCGCCGTCCGGGGCGGGGGGAACCGGAAACTGCGGGATATCGACCTGCACCTGCGCGCCGGTGAGGTGCTCGGCGTCGGTGGCCTCCAGGGCTCGGGGCGCTCGGCGCTGGCTCGCGCGCTGTTCGGCGCGGTTCCGTTCACCACCGGTGAGGTCACGCTCGACGGCGTACCGGTGCGGTTGCGCTCCCCACGGTCGGCGACACGGGCCGGTATCGCCTACGTCACCGAGGACCGCAAGGGCGAGGGCATCGTCGCCCGACAGTCGGTGCTCGACAACGCGTTGCTCGCGGTCCGGGCCGTGCCGGGCGGCCGGGCCGCCCGGGTCCGTGAGTTACTTGCCGCCGTCGATGTCCGGGCCGCCGGCGAGGACCAGGAGATCCGTTTCCTGTCCGGCGGCAATCAGCAGAAGGTCGTCCTGGCGAGATGGCTCGCGGTGGACCCGGTGGTCCTGCTCTTCGACGAACCGACCCGCGGCATCGACGTCGGCGCCAGATCGGCGATCCACCATCTCGTCCGTCGGCTCGCCCGCGACGGTGCCGCCGTGCTGATGATCTCGTCCGATCTGCCTGAGCTGATCGGTATGAGTGACCGGATGATCGTCATGCGCGACGGTCGGATCGCGGGTGAGCTGCCCGCCGGCGCGACCGAGCCCGACGTCCTCGCCCTCGCGGTCGGGGCCGGGCGGGAGACGCCCGCGTGA
- a CDS encoding ThuA domain-containing protein, whose translation MRRNTPIIGLIAGLILALALVNPASAAPTFRALLFSKTVGYRHDSIPAGIAMFQQQAAANNFELVHSEDSNVFTPANLATFDVLIMFQTSGMIWTSAAQRQAVEGYLASGKGIAAVHNATDMNIEGEYPWWDQTVNGGVHMTEHSPGVLPGTAIVADKAHPSTADLPDRWNRSEEWYNFNANPRGAVHVLVTADERTYNPGSQAMGPDHPISWCRNVGGGRVWATAMGHAVESYSETLFRDHVLGGVKWAAGNEPGDCGGTVWNNFEKRTLDSNTVDPMALAVAPDGRVLYVQRGGQVKIFKPSSNSTVTAGTLSVYTGGEDGLTGIALDPDFASNGYVYLYHSPASSSTDINRVSRFTLTGDTLNMSSQVTIIDIPAYRDRTFAEPGHTGGYISFGPDGNLYIGTGDDVAPNLDPNWQGYAPLDWRPGRHMLDAARTAGNTNDLRGKLLRIRPSAGGGYSIPAGNLYPQGTASTRPEIYAMGFRNPFRFSIDPDNGWVYLADYGPDRNPPTTNRGPEGLVELNVIKSPGNYGWPFCHGDNQPYAPYNPDTGVVGAKFNCNAPVNNSPNNTGLTNLRPVVAPNMWYGYGTSPTFPELGAGGSGPMGGPVYRYDAANPSDTKFPPYYDGVHFFYEWSRSYVKEVHFDSATAVTRTNPFLPSAEFNKPMDLEFGPDGSLYLLEWGSNFGGGNNDSGLYRIDYIQGGRSPIAKATGTPTSGYAPLTVQFSSAGSADPDPGDTISYQWTFGDGGTSTAANPSHVYTSNGNYTAQLTVTDNTGRTAFANVNITVGNSAPVVTITTPANGGMLTFGDEVSYTVDVSDPGGAPVDCDDVLVNPALGHDDHEHETTDYPGCSGTIPTELLGGHPDGANLFYALNARYTDDGGDGGAAPLTGYAKVILQPKHKQAEYYSSQSGTRVIDQAGAESGKRIGDISNNDWVAFTPMSLSGITDVRYRLSSPSGGGSIELRADSPTGTLLATTPVPSTGGWDNYQSTSPVNVAPLAGTHTLYMVFKGSSNNWFDLDSFTFGGAGVGQPDDPPGDGVAGRTWTIAAQHSNKLMDVNGVSTADGAQIHQWAATGGNNQKWQAVDAGGGAVYLKAVHSGKCAEVIGGSTSAGAFLQQATCTNSSQQRFTATPTGTTGVYTLRSVPSGLCVDVNGAATGDGARLIQWNCHQGLNQQWRFSPA comes from the coding sequence ATGCGTCGCAACACACCCATCATCGGACTGATCGCCGGCCTGATACTGGCGCTCGCGCTCGTGAACCCGGCGTCGGCGGCCCCGACCTTCCGCGCCCTGCTGTTCAGCAAGACCGTCGGATACCGACACGACTCGATCCCCGCCGGGATCGCCATGTTTCAGCAACAGGCGGCGGCCAACAACTTCGAACTGGTACACAGTGAGGACTCGAACGTCTTCACCCCAGCCAACCTGGCCACCTTCGACGTCCTCATCATGTTCCAGACCTCCGGCATGATCTGGACCTCGGCCGCCCAACGCCAGGCCGTAGAGGGGTACCTCGCCAGCGGCAAGGGCATCGCCGCCGTGCACAACGCCACCGATATGAACATCGAGGGCGAGTATCCGTGGTGGGACCAGACCGTCAACGGCGGCGTACACATGACGGAACACTCCCCCGGGGTGCTGCCGGGCACCGCCATCGTCGCCGACAAGGCGCACCCGTCGACGGCCGACCTGCCGGACCGCTGGAATCGCAGTGAGGAGTGGTACAACTTCAACGCCAACCCGCGGGGCGCCGTGCACGTCCTGGTGACCGCCGACGAACGGACGTACAACCCGGGCTCCCAGGCGATGGGGCCGGACCACCCGATCTCCTGGTGCCGTAACGTCGGAGGCGGTCGGGTCTGGGCCACCGCCATGGGACATGCCGTCGAGTCGTACAGCGAGACCCTCTTCCGTGACCACGTGCTCGGCGGCGTGAAGTGGGCCGCCGGCAACGAGCCCGGCGACTGCGGCGGCACCGTCTGGAACAACTTCGAAAAGCGCACCCTGGACAGCAACACCGTCGACCCGATGGCGCTGGCGGTGGCGCCCGACGGCCGCGTGCTCTACGTCCAACGCGGCGGCCAGGTGAAGATCTTCAAGCCGAGCTCGAACAGCACGGTCACCGCCGGCACCCTCAGCGTCTACACCGGTGGCGAGGACGGACTGACAGGAATCGCGCTGGACCCGGACTTCGCCAGCAACGGGTACGTCTACCTGTACCACTCGCCGGCGAGCAGCTCCACGGACATCAACCGGGTGTCCCGGTTCACCCTCACCGGCGACACGCTGAACATGTCCAGCCAGGTCACCATCATCGACATCCCGGCGTACCGGGACCGGACGTTCGCCGAGCCCGGCCACACCGGCGGGTACATCAGCTTCGGGCCGGACGGCAACCTCTACATCGGCACCGGCGACGACGTCGCGCCGAACCTCGACCCCAACTGGCAGGGCTACGCCCCGCTCGACTGGCGGCCGGGCAGGCACATGCTCGACGCCGCCCGGACCGCCGGCAACACCAACGACCTGCGTGGAAAGTTGCTGCGCATCAGGCCGTCGGCCGGCGGCGGCTACAGCATCCCGGCAGGCAACCTCTACCCCCAGGGGACGGCGTCGACCCGACCGGAAATCTACGCGATGGGCTTCCGCAACCCCTTCCGCTTTTCGATCGACCCGGACAACGGCTGGGTGTACCTGGCCGACTACGGGCCCGACCGCAACCCGCCCACCACCAACCGCGGCCCCGAGGGTCTGGTCGAACTGAACGTGATCAAGTCGCCCGGCAACTACGGGTGGCCGTTCTGCCACGGCGACAACCAGCCCTACGCGCCGTACAATCCGGACACCGGCGTCGTCGGCGCGAAGTTCAACTGCAACGCGCCGGTCAACAACTCACCCAACAACACCGGCCTGACCAACCTCCGTCCGGTCGTCGCACCCAACATGTGGTACGGCTACGGCACCTCGCCGACCTTCCCGGAGCTCGGCGCCGGCGGCTCCGGGCCGATGGGCGGGCCGGTCTACCGGTACGACGCCGCGAACCCGTCCGACACGAAGTTCCCGCCCTACTACGACGGCGTGCACTTCTTCTACGAGTGGTCACGCAGCTACGTCAAAGAGGTGCACTTCGACTCCGCGACAGCGGTGACCCGTACCAACCCGTTCCTGCCCAGCGCGGAGTTCAACAAGCCGATGGACCTGGAGTTCGGTCCGGACGGCTCGCTCTACCTGCTGGAGTGGGGCAGCAACTTCGGTGGCGGCAACAACGACTCCGGTCTCTACCGCATCGACTACATCCAGGGCGGAAGGTCACCGATCGCCAAGGCGACCGGTACGCCGACCAGCGGGTACGCGCCGCTGACGGTCCAGTTCAGCAGCGCCGGATCGGCCGACCCCGACCCCGGCGACACGATCAGCTACCAGTGGACCTTCGGCGACGGCGGCACCTCGACCGCGGCCAACCCGTCGCACGTCTACACCAGCAACGGCAACTACACGGCGCAGTTGACGGTCACCGACAACACCGGCCGGACCGCCTTCGCCAACGTGAACATCACCGTCGGCAACAGCGCGCCGGTGGTCACCATCACCACCCCGGCCAACGGCGGCATGCTCACCTTCGGTGACGAGGTGTCGTACACGGTCGACGTCTCCGACCCGGGCGGCGCACCGGTCGACTGCGACGATGTGCTGGTCAACCCGGCGCTCGGGCACGACGACCATGAACACGAGACCACGGACTACCCGGGTTGCTCAGGAACGATCCCCACCGAGCTGCTCGGCGGGCATCCCGACGGAGCCAACCTGTTCTACGCGCTCAACGCCCGGTACACCGACGACGGCGGCGACGGAGGGGCCGCACCGCTCACCGGCTACGCGAAGGTGATCCTCCAGCCGAAGCACAAGCAGGCCGAGTACTACAGCAGCCAGTCCGGCACCCGGGTCATCGATCAGGCCGGGGCGGAGAGCGGCAAGCGCATCGGGGACATCTCCAACAACGACTGGGTGGCGTTCACCCCGATGAGCCTGTCCGGTATCACCGACGTCAGGTACCGGCTGTCGTCGCCGTCCGGCGGCGGCTCGATCGAACTGCGCGCCGACTCGCCGACCGGCACGCTGCTGGCCACCACACCGGTTCCGAGCACCGGAGGCTGGGACAACTACCAGTCCACGTCCCCGGTGAACGTCGCCCCACTCGCCGGCACCCACACCCTCTACATGGTGTTCAAGGGAAGCTCGAACAACTGGTTCGACCTTGACTCGTTCACCTTCGGCGGAGCCGGAGTCGGCCAGCCGGACGATCCGCCGGGTGACGGGGTCGCCGGCCGGACGTGGACCATCGCCGCGCAGCACAGCAACAAGTTGATGGACGTCAACGGCGTCTCCACCGCCGACGGCGCTCAGATCCACCAGTGGGCGGCGACCGGCGGGAACAACCAGAAGTGGCAGGCCGTGGACGCCGGTGGCGGTGCGGTCTACCTCAAGGCCGTCCACAGCGGCAAGTGCGCGGAGGTCATCGGCGGATCCACCAGCGCCGGTGCCTTCCTCCAGCAGGCGACCTGTACCAACAGCAGCCAGCAGCGGTTCACCGCGACCCCGACCGGCACCACCGGGGTCTACACGCTGCGGAGCGTGCCGAGTGGGCTGTGCGTGGACGTCAACGGTGCCGCCACCGGCGACGGCGCGCGCCTCATCCAGTGGAACTGCCACCAGGGCCTCAACCAGCAGTGGCGGTTCAGCCCGGCCTGA
- a CDS encoding ABC transporter permease: MTAPALWSARRSVPGVFVALALTLVAGWLVVTIDGGQLFNQSTTVSLLHVAAGLGLVAVGQTLVVLGGSLDLSVAYVVSLSTLVAAETMNGRDGGLLPGIGLALAVSAAIGLCNGLLVTRLRINAFIATLGVGLLLKGYLDNGYDGPAGSTSPALVQTLGYQRVGPVPVSFLLLIAVTGACWFVLSRTRFGHHLVAVGGDPQVARLSGVRNDRVLVTAHVICSLCAGLAGIYLASRLGSGAPRVGTEGLYDLESIAAVVIGGTALAGGRGGVIGTVGGVLLLASIDAIFNQLEVDAFFKQVIRGAVIIVAVAVYARRTLGKAAW, from the coding sequence GTGACCGCCCCCGCACTGTGGTCCGCTCGACGGTCCGTACCCGGCGTCTTCGTGGCACTCGCCCTCACCCTGGTCGCCGGCTGGCTGGTCGTCACGATCGACGGAGGCCAGCTGTTCAACCAGTCCACGACGGTGAGCCTGCTGCACGTCGCCGCCGGGCTGGGGCTGGTGGCGGTCGGCCAGACCCTGGTCGTCCTCGGCGGTTCGCTCGACCTCTCCGTGGCGTACGTGGTGAGCCTGAGCACCCTGGTCGCGGCGGAGACGATGAACGGCCGCGACGGCGGGCTGCTGCCCGGCATCGGCCTGGCGCTCGCCGTCAGCGCCGCCATCGGGCTGTGCAACGGACTGCTCGTCACCCGGCTGCGGATCAACGCGTTCATCGCGACACTGGGCGTCGGACTGCTGCTCAAGGGCTATCTCGACAACGGCTACGACGGCCCGGCCGGCAGCACCTCACCGGCGCTCGTGCAGACCCTCGGATACCAGCGGGTCGGTCCCGTTCCGGTGTCCTTCCTGCTGCTGATCGCGGTCACCGGGGCGTGCTGGTTCGTCCTTTCCCGGACCCGGTTCGGCCACCACCTGGTCGCGGTCGGCGGTGACCCGCAGGTCGCCAGACTCTCCGGCGTCCGCAACGACCGAGTCCTGGTCACCGCCCATGTGATCTGCTCGCTCTGCGCCGGGCTCGCCGGGATCTACCTGGCCAGCCGGCTCGGCTCGGGCGCGCCCCGGGTGGGTACCGAGGGCCTCTACGACCTGGAGTCGATCGCCGCTGTCGTCATCGGGGGCACCGCCCTCGCCGGTGGACGCGGTGGCGTCATCGGCACCGTCGGCGGCGTACTGCTGCTCGCCAGCATCGACGCCATCTTCAACCAGCTCGAGGTCGACGCCTTCTTCAAACAGGTGATCCGGGGCGCCGTGATCATCGTCGCCGTGGCCGTCTACGCCCGCCGGACGCTGGGAAAGGCGGCCTGGTGA
- a CDS encoding ABC transporter permease — protein MQIVQRRPGLPRWAGAGGVLPILAILVVLLILVTVRQPDFLAPASLMSFLGRSAPIILLAAGQYFVIVSGEFDLSVGALVTAQVVVAARIIDSDPTRTWPAVLVLLFGGAFVGLVNGLITTRLRVPSFITTLGMFLILVGAVYLWSNGAPKGGFSEEFRQFGRRAVEDVPVLGRVPYSLMVLLVLAALAVLLTRSDFGRILIAVGDNPRTAHLSGVRVRRVGTIAFILSGLAAAVAAILIGGYSGVSFQAGAGLEFGSITAVVLGGVALGGGRGSVVGAMLGAVTLELLFALMNFYGVSGALRPTVQGAIILFAVAVATRRSSSR, from the coding sequence ATGCAGATCGTCCAGCGTCGCCCCGGGTTGCCGCGCTGGGCAGGTGCCGGCGGTGTGCTGCCCATCCTCGCGATACTCGTGGTGCTGCTGATCCTCGTCACCGTCCGGCAGCCCGACTTCCTGGCTCCGGCGTCGCTGATGTCGTTCCTCGGCCGTTCGGCGCCGATCATCCTCCTCGCCGCCGGGCAGTACTTCGTGATCGTCTCCGGCGAATTCGACCTGTCGGTCGGCGCCCTGGTCACCGCGCAGGTCGTGGTGGCCGCCCGGATCATCGACAGCGATCCCACCCGGACCTGGCCGGCGGTGCTGGTGCTGCTCTTCGGCGGTGCATTCGTCGGGCTGGTCAACGGTCTGATCACGACGCGCCTGCGGGTGCCTTCGTTCATCACCACCCTCGGCATGTTCCTGATCCTGGTGGGCGCGGTCTACCTGTGGTCCAACGGCGCGCCCAAGGGCGGGTTCTCCGAAGAGTTCCGCCAGTTCGGCCGGCGTGCGGTCGAGGACGTGCCGGTACTGGGCCGGGTCCCGTACTCCCTGATGGTCCTGCTGGTCCTCGCGGCGCTGGCCGTGCTGCTGACGCGCTCCGACTTCGGCCGGATCCTGATCGCCGTCGGGGACAACCCCCGCACCGCGCACCTCAGCGGGGTGCGGGTCCGGCGGGTAGGCACCATCGCCTTCATCCTCAGCGGCCTCGCGGCAGCCGTCGCCGCCATCCTGATCGGTGGCTACAGCGGCGTCTCCTTCCAGGCCGGTGCCGGCCTCGAGTTCGGGTCCATCACCGCGGTCGTCCTCGGCGGGGTCGCGTTGGGCGGCGGTCGTGGGTCGGTCGTCGGCGCGATGCTCGGTGCGGTGACCCTCGAACTGCTGTTCGCCCTCATGAACTTCTACGGCGTCTCCGGCGCACTCAGACCGACCGTCCAGGGCGCCATCATCCTGTTCGCCGTGGCGGTCGCTACCCGACGTTCCTCGTCGAGATAA